Proteins encoded by one window of Rutidosis leptorrhynchoides isolate AG116_Rl617_1_P2 chromosome 7, CSIRO_AGI_Rlap_v1, whole genome shotgun sequence:
- the LOC139857892 gene encoding transcription factor MYB83-like has product MGRHSCCVKQKLRKGLWSPEEDEKLLKYITRFGVGCWSSVPKHAGLQRCGKSCRLRWINYLRPDLKRGTFSQQEEDLILNLHQGLGNRWAQIAAQLPGRTDNEIKNFWNSCLKKKLMKQGIDPNTHKPITNNDYINDKKIEFLDKKSEFFPCSSSTMPMSSELDQSFHINNGGLMLSSSLLDANLIRNTLLSKSICDPLFLVEFQSGIDQMGYNTNLVAQYHQTSYETSLPNLASFDHRDNTTDFSGHSGSKMTTNSFIINEGSKSSSTTNSSNMKTSLSAGFQHMTFEGEMFQYNGVNVKSEEGSCVGQWQHHMHEVQVNNASDFNIYPMGSMPGEYTDVFSQI; this is encoded by the exons aTGGGTCGCCATTCTTGTTGTGTGAAGCAAAAGCTTAGAAAAGGTTTATGGTCTCCTGAAGAAGATGAAAAACTTCTCAAATACATTACAAGATTTGGTGTTGGTTGCTGGAGTTCTGTTCCTAAACATGCTG GATTGCAAAGATGTGGGAAGAGTTGCAGGCTGAGATGGATAAATTATTTGAGGCCTGATCTTAAAAGAGGAACATTTTCACAGCAAGAAGAAGATCTTATACTTAATCTTCATCAAGGTCTTGGTAATAG GTGGGCTCAAATTGCAGCTCAATTGCCTGGAAGAACAGATAATGAGATCAAGAACTTTTGGAACTCATGTTTAAAGAAGAAACTAATGAAACAAGGGATTGATCCAAATACCCACAAACCGATTAcgaataatgattatattaatgacAAAAAGATTGAATTTTTGGATAAAAAGTCAGAATTTTTTCCATGTTCTTCATCAACTATGCCAATGTCAAGTGAATTGGATCAATCTTTTCATATCAACAATGGTGGATTAatgttatcatcatcattattagatGCTAATTTGATACGGAACACTCTATTGAGTAAATCGATATGTGATCCATTATTCTTGGTTGAATTCCAATCGGGTATCGATCAAATGGGCTACAATACAAATCTTGTAGCTCAATATCACCAAACAAGCTATGAAACTTCATTGCCAAATTTAGCAAGTTTTGACCATCGGGACAACACGACCGATTTTTCTGGCCATTCGGGTTCTAAAATGACAACAAATTCATTCATTATTAATGAAGGTAGCAAAAGTTCAAGTACTACAAATAGTTCAAACATGAAGACAAGTCTTTCAGCAGGGTTTCAACATATGACATTTGAAGGTGAAATGTTTCAATATAATGGGGTTAATGTCAAATCTGAAGAAGGGTCATGTGTGGGTCAATGGCAACATCATATGCATGAAGTACAAGTCAATAATGCATCAGATTTCAACATTTACCCAATGGGGTCAATGCCAGGAGAATACACTGATGTCTTCAGTCAGATATGA